One window of Hylemonella gracilis genomic DNA carries:
- the pal gene encoding peptidoglycan-associated lipoprotein Pal, whose amino-acid sequence MSLKKWILLGVAPILTLVMAGCSSVAMTDSSAAGTTTAAAAAPSVTTPPPEAAPAVTNAPAAAATAPAATQADSIADVAKLIYFDYDSSAIKPEFRSVIEVHARFLQANPSRTVTIAGHADERGGTEYNLALGQRRADALRQMLVLLGAKSSQIETISYGKEKPAVRGSNEAAWSKNRRDEITYK is encoded by the coding sequence ATGTCGTTAAAAAAATGGATTCTGCTTGGCGTGGCCCCCATCCTCACCTTGGTCATGGCCGGCTGCTCGTCTGTGGCCATGACTGATTCGAGTGCCGCGGGCACCACCACCGCCGCGGCGGCAGCGCCCAGTGTGACGACGCCCCCGCCGGAAGCCGCGCCCGCCGTCACGAATGCCCCCGCAGCCGCAGCCACAGCCCCGGCCGCCACCCAGGCGGACTCCATCGCTGACGTCGCGAAGTTGATCTATTTCGACTATGACAGCTCGGCGATCAAGCCCGAATTCCGCTCCGTGATCGAGGTCCATGCCCGCTTCCTGCAGGCCAACCCGAGCCGCACGGTCACGATCGCCGGCCACGCCGATGAACGCGGTGGCACCGAATACAACCTTGCGCTGGGTCAGCGCCGCGCCGATGCCCTGCGTCAGATGCTGGTGCTGTTGGGCGCGAAGAGCTCGCAGATCGAAACGATCAGCTACGGCAAGGAAAAACCGGCGGTCCGAGGCAGCAACGAAGC
- a CDS encoding YbdK family carboxylate-amine ligase has translation MALEIFHSSEPLTLGVELELQLVNTHDYDLAPYADDMLRLMRKHKLPGSVVPEITSSMIEISTGICHSPQQVREELGQIRDALVHSADKLNIAVVGGGTHPFQQWHERRIYDKPRFKEISALYGYLSKQFTIFGQHVHVGCPDADSALLMLHRMSRYIPHFIALSASSPFVQGHDTAFDSARLNSVYAFPLSGRAPFVLRWDEFGVFFDKMTRTGVVNSMKDFYWDIRPKPEFGTIEIRVFDTPLTIERAAALAAYVQALAAWFLADAPFMPAEDDYLVYNYNRFQACRFGLDAIYVDPASGEHLPLREHLLATLAHVRPHVQAAGADGALEQLRESARQGQNDARWLREAQTKEQLLAEVSRQASLRFKSALPPTAATGRR, from the coding sequence ATGGCGCTTGAAATCTTTCATTCCTCCGAACCCCTGACGTTGGGCGTGGAGCTGGAACTGCAACTCGTCAACACGCACGACTACGACCTCGCGCCCTATGCCGACGACATGCTGCGCCTGATGCGCAAACACAAGCTGCCCGGCAGCGTGGTGCCGGAAATCACCTCCAGCATGATCGAAATATCCACCGGCATCTGCCATTCGCCGCAGCAGGTCCGGGAGGAACTGGGCCAGATCCGCGACGCCCTGGTGCACAGCGCCGACAAGCTCAACATCGCGGTGGTCGGCGGAGGCACCCACCCCTTTCAGCAGTGGCACGAACGACGCATCTATGACAAGCCGCGGTTCAAGGAGATCTCGGCGCTCTATGGCTACCTGTCGAAACAGTTCACCATCTTCGGCCAGCATGTGCACGTGGGCTGTCCAGACGCGGACAGCGCGCTGCTGATGCTGCACCGCATGAGCCGCTACATTCCGCACTTCATCGCGCTGTCTGCCTCAAGCCCCTTCGTGCAAGGACATGACACGGCCTTCGATTCGGCGCGATTGAATTCCGTCTACGCCTTTCCGCTTTCGGGCCGGGCGCCATTCGTGCTGCGCTGGGACGAATTCGGCGTCTTCTTCGACAAGATGACGCGCACTGGCGTCGTCAACAGCATGAAGGATTTCTACTGGGACATCCGGCCCAAGCCCGAGTTTGGCACCATCGAGATCCGCGTCTTCGACACGCCGTTAACCATCGAGCGCGCCGCCGCGCTCGCGGCCTACGTGCAGGCCTTGGCCGCATGGTTTCTGGCCGATGCCCCGTTCATGCCCGCGGAAGATGACTACCTCGTCTATAACTACAACCGCTTTCAAGCCTGCCGCTTCGGCCTGGACGCCATCTATGTGGACCCCGCCAGCGGTGAGCACCTGCCGCTGAGGGAGCATCTGTTGGCGACCTTGGCGCATGTGCGCCCGCATGTGCAGGCGGCCGGGGCGGACGGCGCGCTGGAACAATTGCGCGAGAGTGCGCGCCAGGGCCAGAACGACGCGCGCTGGCTACGCGAGGCACAGACCAAGGAACAACTCCTGGCCGAGGTTTCACGACAAGCGAGCTTGCGATTCAAGTCGGCCCTGCCGCCCACTGCGGCGACAGGCAGGAGATGA
- a CDS encoding cation:proton antiporter codes for MFDLMFHWSEWIKPSAGLPTVQWALLLAVAAATGHGLQRRWGLPKVLGYSVIGALAGFSGYTTASWPLDGIAQFLIELGLSIVLFEAGGRLSLRWLRLNPLLLVQSVVETLITYLVALWVLRLYHVDAVLQHPLALLLTTTSPGLLMRVVHDMRASGPVTDRAITLSTLNTFYVLALGGVMARLVGPIEGRLEGPGMGNMLGAIPAVLLLVFTSVLVGALLALALRKVLAWMSPSSENTAVLQLALIAAGTALAAHFGGSAPLAALLAGVLLKAWNPRPWIWPRQFGTAASVLSILTFVLVAMAAAQAPWQWQAWSLVLALALTRGVARIGGLSATTLLGMGSGASPRQAFWAANALWPMSAVALLLISQFAEFTPTIGAAIAAIALPLLLLLELLGALLMTWTLNQTREAGDPPNERAIPTDAAAPPPEATSAPGHANPSTQDREDLHHGA; via the coding sequence TTGTTCGATCTCATGTTCCACTGGTCGGAATGGATCAAGCCTTCCGCCGGTCTTCCTACTGTGCAATGGGCCCTGCTGCTGGCCGTCGCCGCGGCGACGGGTCACGGCCTGCAGCGCCGCTGGGGCCTGCCCAAGGTGTTGGGGTACTCCGTGATCGGAGCCCTGGCGGGCTTCTCCGGCTACACCACGGCAAGCTGGCCTCTGGACGGCATCGCCCAGTTCCTGATCGAACTGGGCCTGTCCATCGTGCTGTTCGAGGCCGGCGGACGACTGTCCCTGCGTTGGCTGCGGCTCAACCCCCTGCTGCTGGTGCAAAGCGTCGTTGAGACACTGATCACCTACCTCGTGGCACTGTGGGTGCTGCGCCTGTACCACGTTGATGCCGTGCTTCAGCATCCCCTGGCCCTCCTGCTCACGACCACCTCGCCGGGCCTGCTCATGCGGGTGGTCCATGACATGCGCGCCAGTGGTCCGGTGACCGATCGGGCGATCACCCTGTCCACGCTCAACACGTTCTATGTCCTGGCGCTCGGCGGCGTGATGGCCCGCCTCGTCGGCCCGATAGAAGGTCGGCTGGAAGGCCCTGGCATGGGCAACATGCTGGGCGCGATACCGGCCGTCCTGCTGCTGGTCTTCACCTCGGTGCTGGTGGGTGCCTTGCTCGCGCTGGCCTTGCGCAAAGTCTTGGCATGGATGAGTCCCAGCAGCGAGAACACCGCCGTGCTGCAGTTGGCATTGATCGCCGCAGGCACGGCTCTGGCCGCGCACTTCGGCGGCTCCGCGCCGTTGGCAGCGCTGCTGGCTGGCGTGCTGCTCAAGGCATGGAACCCGCGACCTTGGATCTGGCCGCGCCAGTTCGGCACGGCCGCCAGCGTGCTGAGCATCCTCACCTTCGTTCTCGTGGCCATGGCTGCCGCGCAGGCGCCTTGGCAATGGCAGGCCTGGTCGCTGGTCCTCGCCCTGGCGCTCACGCGAGGCGTGGCACGCATCGGCGGGCTGAGCGCCACCACATTGCTGGGCATGGGCAGCGGCGCCAGCCCAAGGCAGGCCTTCTGGGCTGCCAACGCCCTGTGGCCCATGTCCGCCGTGGCCTTGCTGCTGATTTCCCAGTTCGCTGAGTTCACTCCGACGATCGGCGCGGCGATTGCCGCGATCGCGCTGCCCCTGCTGCTGCTGCTGGAATTGCTGGGGGCGCTGCTGATGACGTGGACCTTGAACCAGACGCGGGAAGCAGGCGATCCGCCGAACGAACGCGCGATACCAACCGACGCGGCGGCCCCACCCCCAGAGGCGACGTCAGCCCCTGGCCACGCCAACCCCTCCACGCAAGACCGGGAAGACCTCCACCATGGCGCTTGA
- a CDS encoding adenylate/guanylate cyclase domain-containing protein: protein MEQKTSFKSRLRAQIERVVRGVLAVLRWIWRVLNGIQFRLAVFTGSLIAGTIVILSTSYVYQQTEILRESYEREAAISRNYISSLVLEVDNISQSLIRVEEFRLRVGEQTQALKKYQTVTTTVTVTEKKKETSFLGIKSNWFGLAGTEKVEEKQTKTSDNYFSTYLSNNDTQVLEKNVLLLLQQSGGAISDRAFAALQAQAKKLVLADRELDGLKDRLLERRQRESALAEQKPEGDPARVKVAAETQAAEERVRKQSIQTRKLRSELDTSVIAHLLEARKRKIQELGLDTGRFRIQTFSVLGLQPGLRPEAAVDTRIFDPASALNQLDVGDAMEDSLLRAFASIQQNGVQRDLTPVAVRMEGLELQALYSPYFEHPASTERARLLEEKRPALKVRFNERGEEIPPWAWAAYAEEEKPILAQLAKIPPVLRARMKVLRETNPPTPPYQDAAFRAQYDRYARLVQQRNALYESYLKDHPPSEEDRPPTEALGFLRDSALEDQLLVRFRTDGTDYLRSVRSPEDRATSLRRWKALREWIYSGQSETPTPLLKTLFSDGLIGNSRTEAEEELWKLDTSPLFSDSGRGDLPQVVLAQNFAGMTRTIVDRTDGLRAIQSNRDKAVDMALLIFGAAVLLAVAISYLAVRKIKRLIRNAEKVGQGDLEVAFPTKGADEFGSLSRALNRMVGGLREREKIKGILGNMIDPVVVGEAMKDMAALKRGSELRVTAFFSDVAGFSGISEKLSSVELANLLNEYLSAMTLILKEHEGVLDKYIGDAIVGIFNAPVPVEDHSLKAVRASLKMLRKLEDLRQLWKRENRYMPEVHDMRIRIGLNVGLAKVGFMGTDALASYTMMGDTVNLAARLEAAGKDYGVSLLISDAVYVEVKDHVFARKLDLVRVKGKREPVVLYEAIAEWPELEHAELGSEVRKRQAAARLYGEGLDLYLVRKWDAAIAKFKESEQVRGEADLAVQQLVERCLEYKQNPPPADWDGVYTREHK, encoded by the coding sequence ATGGAGCAAAAAACATCATTCAAATCCAGGCTGAGGGCGCAGATCGAGCGCGTGGTCCGTGGCGTGCTGGCCGTGCTGCGCTGGATCTGGCGGGTGCTCAACGGGATCCAGTTCCGGCTCGCCGTGTTCACCGGGAGCCTGATCGCGGGGACCATCGTCATTCTGTCCACCAGCTATGTCTACCAGCAGACCGAAATCCTGCGGGAGAGCTACGAGCGCGAGGCGGCCATTTCCCGCAACTACATCTCGTCGCTGGTGCTGGAAGTCGACAACATTTCCCAGAGCCTGATACGCGTGGAGGAGTTTCGCCTGCGCGTCGGCGAGCAGACGCAGGCCCTCAAGAAATACCAGACCGTCACCACCACCGTGACCGTGACGGAGAAGAAGAAGGAGACATCCTTCCTCGGCATCAAGAGTAACTGGTTCGGCCTGGCAGGCACGGAAAAGGTCGAGGAGAAGCAGACCAAGACCAGCGACAACTATTTCTCCACTTACCTCTCGAACAATGACACCCAGGTGCTGGAGAAGAACGTGCTGCTGCTTCTGCAGCAGAGCGGTGGCGCGATTTCCGATCGGGCCTTCGCTGCCTTGCAGGCCCAGGCCAAGAAACTCGTGCTCGCGGACCGCGAGCTGGATGGCCTCAAGGACCGCCTGCTGGAACGGCGACAGCGCGAGAGCGCGCTTGCCGAGCAGAAACCCGAAGGTGACCCGGCGCGCGTGAAGGTCGCTGCGGAGACCCAAGCCGCTGAAGAGCGCGTGCGCAAGCAGTCGATCCAGACGCGCAAATTGCGCAGTGAATTGGACACCAGCGTGATCGCGCATCTGCTGGAAGCGCGCAAGCGCAAGATCCAGGAACTCGGCCTCGACACCGGGCGGTTCCGTATCCAGACTTTCTCCGTCCTGGGTCTGCAGCCCGGGCTCCGGCCCGAGGCCGCCGTCGATACCCGCATCTTTGATCCTGCTTCGGCGCTCAATCAACTGGATGTCGGCGATGCCATGGAGGACAGCCTGCTGCGCGCGTTTGCCTCCATCCAGCAAAATGGTGTGCAGCGCGATCTGACGCCGGTGGCCGTGCGCATGGAAGGCCTGGAGTTGCAGGCACTGTACTCGCCGTACTTCGAGCATCCCGCCTCGACCGAAAGAGCGCGCCTGCTCGAGGAGAAGCGTCCCGCCCTCAAGGTGCGGTTCAACGAGCGGGGCGAGGAGATTCCCCCCTGGGCCTGGGCGGCGTACGCGGAAGAGGAAAAACCCATTCTTGCGCAACTCGCCAAGATTCCACCGGTATTGCGTGCCCGCATGAAGGTTCTGCGGGAGACCAACCCACCGACACCCCCCTACCAGGATGCGGCCTTTCGGGCGCAGTACGACCGGTACGCCAGACTGGTGCAGCAACGCAATGCGCTGTATGAAAGCTATCTGAAGGACCATCCGCCCTCCGAAGAGGATCGTCCGCCGACGGAAGCCTTGGGATTTCTGCGGGACTCGGCGCTGGAAGACCAGTTGCTCGTGCGTTTCCGCACCGACGGCACCGATTACCTGCGGTCCGTGCGCTCCCCCGAGGATCGCGCCACATCCTTGCGACGCTGGAAGGCCTTGCGCGAATGGATTTATTCCGGCCAGAGCGAGACCCCCACGCCGCTGCTGAAAACGCTTTTCTCGGATGGGCTGATCGGCAATAGCCGGACCGAGGCCGAGGAGGAGCTCTGGAAACTTGACACCTCGCCCTTGTTCTCCGATTCGGGGCGCGGTGACCTGCCGCAGGTCGTGCTGGCGCAGAACTTCGCCGGCATGACGCGCACCATCGTCGACCGCACCGATGGCTTGCGCGCCATCCAGAGCAACCGTGACAAGGCCGTCGACATGGCCTTGCTGATCTTCGGTGCCGCCGTGTTGCTGGCCGTGGCCATTTCCTACCTCGCGGTGCGCAAGATCAAGCGCCTGATCCGCAACGCCGAGAAGGTGGGGCAGGGCGATCTGGAGGTGGCGTTTCCCACCAAGGGCGCGGACGAATTCGGCAGCCTGTCCCGGGCCCTGAACCGAATGGTGGGTGGCTTGCGCGAGCGCGAGAAGATCAAGGGCATCCTGGGCAACATGATCGATCCCGTGGTGGTCGGTGAGGCCATGAAGGACATGGCGGCGCTCAAGCGCGGGTCCGAATTGCGGGTCACGGCGTTCTTCTCGGATGTCGCCGGCTTTTCGGGCATCAGCGAGAAGCTCAGCTCGGTCGAACTGGCGAACCTGCTGAACGAATACCTGTCGGCCATGACGCTCATCCTCAAGGAGCACGAGGGCGTCCTGGACAAGTACATCGGTGACGCCATCGTCGGTATCTTCAACGCGCCGGTGCCGGTCGAGGACCACAGCCTCAAGGCCGTGCGCGCCTCGCTCAAGATGTTGCGCAAGCTGGAAGATCTGCGCCAGTTGTGGAAGCGCGAGAACCGCTACATGCCCGAGGTGCACGACATGCGCATCCGCATCGGCCTCAACGTGGGTCTGGCCAAGGTCGGCTTCATGGGCACGGATGCATTGGCGTCCTACACCATGATGGGCGATACCGTGAACCTGGCGGCGCGGCTGGAAGCCGCCGGCAAGGACTATGGCGTTTCGCTGCTGATCTCCGACGCGGTGTACGTCGAGGTCAAGGACCACGTCTTCGCGCGCAAGCTCGACCTGGTGCGCGTCAAGGGCAAGCGCGAGCCCGTGGTGCTGTACGAGGCCATTGCCGAGTGGCCCGAGCTGGAGCACGCGGAACTGGGCAGCGAGGTCCGCAAGCGCCAGGCGGCCGCGCGTCTCTACGGGGAAGGCCTGGATCTGTACCTGGTGCGCAAGTGGGACGCGGCCATCGCCAAGTTCAAGGAGTCAGAGCAGGTCCGCGGGGAAGCCGACCTGGCGGTGCAACAACTGGTCGAGCGTTGCCTCGAGTACAAGCAGAACCCGCCACCGGCCGATTGGGACGGGGTCTACACCCGCGAGCACAAATAA
- a CDS encoding AMP-dependent synthetase/ligase gives MTQHFTPASTATPIDPIQTLPELLAWRAAQSPEREAYREFDASTQQWRSLTWGQTLPEVQRWQRALTASGIQSGQRVAILLPNGFHAMRVDQATLAQGAVPVPLHAIDNPGSIAYILSDSAAGLLMLSQVAQWQQIQAAAMQAGIALDTLRTVVCTEATAQELGATGTTSPQPRLLALNDWLNAGRSAGQNGDVAVATPPGPEDLATIVYTSGTTGKPKGVMLTHRNVLANVKAIYPCVTPLPDDVFLSFLPLSHTFERTTGYYLPIAAGSAVVYARSVQQLAEDMKLVRPTVLISVPRIYERVHARLQEVLSKSGFKQRLFEAAQAKGWRRFRAAQGLKGSTAEDQIQAAKAGWLRVLPWVLLRKLVAQPLLAQFGGRIRIAVSGGAPLAQTQARCFLGLGLPLLQGYGMTETSPVVAANRPDDNDPATVGRALPGVQVRIGDNRELQVRGPSVMRGYWNRPEDTARVLDAEGWLSTGDQAEIDGQGRIRILGRIKEIIVTSTGEKVPPGDLEQAILADPLFEQVFVVGEQRPFIAAVVVVQAEEWTKLAKGLGLVPQAEQSLAAPEVLAAVLKRIERATGSFAHYAVPRAVTLTRELWTIENGLMTPTLKLKRNNLMVRFESAIEAMYRKR, from the coding sequence ATGACGCAACATTTCACCCCGGCCTCCACAGCCACTCCCATCGACCCGATCCAGACGCTGCCCGAACTCCTGGCCTGGCGCGCCGCGCAAAGTCCCGAGCGTGAGGCTTACCGTGAATTCGATGCGAGCACGCAGCAATGGCGCAGCCTTACCTGGGGCCAGACCCTGCCGGAAGTACAGCGCTGGCAACGCGCCTTGACCGCCAGCGGCATCCAGTCCGGCCAGCGGGTGGCGATTCTGCTGCCCAACGGTTTCCATGCCATGCGCGTCGACCAGGCCACCTTGGCCCAAGGTGCCGTCCCCGTGCCACTGCATGCCATCGACAACCCAGGCAGCATCGCCTACATCCTCTCCGACAGCGCGGCCGGCCTCCTGATGCTGAGCCAGGTCGCGCAATGGCAGCAAATCCAGGCCGCGGCGATGCAGGCCGGCATCGCGCTGGACACGCTGCGCACGGTCGTATGCACCGAGGCTACGGCCCAGGAACTGGGCGCCACGGGAACGACGTCTCCCCAGCCGCGCCTGCTGGCGCTGAACGACTGGTTGAACGCGGGCAGGTCAGCCGGGCAGAACGGCGACGTGGCGGTTGCCACGCCCCCCGGACCGGAAGATCTGGCGACCATCGTCTACACCTCCGGCACCACGGGCAAACCCAAGGGCGTGATGCTCACGCACCGCAACGTGCTCGCCAATGTGAAGGCCATCTACCCTTGCGTGACACCGCTGCCGGACGATGTCTTTCTGTCCTTCCTGCCGCTGTCGCACACTTTCGAGCGCACCACTGGGTATTACCTGCCGATCGCGGCGGGCTCCGCCGTGGTCTATGCCCGCTCGGTGCAGCAACTGGCCGAGGACATGAAGCTGGTGCGCCCCACGGTGCTCATCTCCGTGCCGCGCATCTATGAACGCGTGCACGCCCGGCTGCAGGAAGTCTTGTCCAAGTCAGGGTTCAAGCAGCGTCTGTTCGAGGCCGCGCAGGCCAAGGGCTGGCGACGGTTTCGCGCCGCACAGGGCCTGAAGGGCAGCACAGCGGAAGACCAGATCCAGGCAGCCAAGGCTGGCTGGCTGCGCGTCCTGCCCTGGGTCCTGCTGCGCAAGCTGGTCGCGCAACCGCTGCTGGCGCAATTCGGTGGACGTATCCGCATCGCGGTCAGCGGTGGCGCGCCCCTGGCGCAAACCCAGGCACGCTGCTTCCTGGGCTTGGGCCTGCCCCTGCTGCAGGGGTATGGCATGACCGAGACTTCACCCGTCGTGGCGGCCAACCGACCGGACGACAACGACCCCGCCACGGTAGGCCGTGCCCTGCCAGGCGTGCAGGTGCGCATCGGCGACAACCGTGAACTGCAGGTGCGCGGCCCTTCGGTGATGCGCGGTTACTGGAATCGCCCCGAAGACACGGCTCGGGTCCTGGATGCCGAGGGCTGGCTGTCCACCGGCGATCAGGCTGAAATCGATGGGCAAGGACGCATCCGCATCCTGGGACGGATCAAGGAAATCATCGTCACCTCGACCGGCGAGAAAGTGCCACCGGGTGACCTGGAGCAAGCCATCCTGGCCGACCCCCTGTTCGAGCAGGTGTTCGTGGTCGGCGAGCAGCGCCCCTTCATCGCCGCCGTGGTCGTAGTGCAGGCCGAGGAATGGACCAAGCTTGCAAAGGGTCTTGGGCTGGTCCCCCAGGCCGAGCAGAGCCTCGCGGCCCCGGAGGTCCTCGCGGCCGTGCTCAAGCGCATCGAACGCGCCACGGGCAGTTTCGCGCACTATGCCGTGCCGCGCGCCGTCACGCTCACGCGCGAGCTCTGGACCATCGAAAATGGCCTGATGACGCCCACGCTCAAGCTCAAGCGCAACAACCTCATGGTCCGCTTTGAATCAGCCATCGAGGCGATGTACCGCAAGCGCTGA
- a CDS encoding putative bifunctional diguanylate cyclase/phosphodiesterase, with the protein MNEHPDTHALAQARAQLQREIAERQAVETRYEAQMAQLRAEQARLRELAEMSSEWFWEMDEDLRFSKVYGGGLLVSSSSTDAQSPLGKRRWELPIANVAPEQWTEHRQVLEARRPFKDFVYQIQSPLTGQLHWCSISGKPLFENGVFKGYHGMGIDITERKQVEMRVEFLAYHDALTGLPNRALLQDRMQQAIAQAERAQEGLALAFIDLDNFKRINDSLGHAAGDALLREIAGRLRACVRESDTVSRQSGDEFILVLSGVDGVQRCIPTLDKIMRTLQEPMHFEGKEISASASIGVAFYPQDGATFDELRKKADLAMYRSKDTGRNAYYFYDEAMNNDAEEHLLLRNGLRLAIERGEFVLHYQPQMDIRSGRMVGVEALLRWQSPTFGLVEPGRFIPVAEDSGLIVPIGAWVLEQACRQARAWQDDGLPALTVAVNLSAVQFRRDDVEATVDQALERSGLPAHCLELELTESILLQDVEQVLALVRRLRQRGMHFSIDDFGTGYSSLAYLRRMDIDKLKIDRSFVHDLDQTADAAAIVEAIVEMAHKLGLRTIAEGVESTELLDRLRDIGCDEAQGYLHARPMPAPDFARYLHAHFQDRALPQPA; encoded by the coding sequence TTGAACGAGCACCCAGACACCCATGCGCTGGCACAGGCCCGCGCGCAGCTGCAGCGCGAGATCGCCGAACGGCAGGCCGTTGAAACGCGTTACGAGGCGCAGATGGCGCAACTGCGCGCCGAACAGGCACGCCTGCGCGAACTGGCCGAAATGAGCTCGGAATGGTTCTGGGAAATGGACGAGGATCTGCGCTTCTCCAAAGTCTATGGCGGAGGGCTGCTGGTGTCGTCGTCCTCCACGGACGCGCAGAGCCCGCTGGGCAAACGACGCTGGGAACTCCCCATCGCCAATGTGGCTCCGGAGCAATGGACCGAGCATCGGCAAGTGCTGGAGGCACGTCGACCCTTCAAGGACTTCGTCTATCAAATCCAGTCCCCGCTGACAGGTCAGTTGCACTGGTGCTCCATCAGCGGCAAGCCCCTCTTCGAGAACGGTGTGTTCAAGGGCTACCATGGGATGGGGATCGACATCACCGAACGCAAGCAAGTCGAGATGCGGGTCGAGTTCCTTGCCTATCACGATGCACTGACGGGCCTGCCCAATCGGGCCCTGTTGCAAGACCGCATGCAGCAGGCGATTGCCCAGGCCGAACGCGCCCAGGAAGGCCTGGCGCTGGCCTTCATCGATCTCGACAACTTCAAGCGCATCAACGATTCCCTGGGCCATGCCGCGGGCGACGCGTTGCTGCGCGAAATCGCCGGGCGCCTGAGGGCTTGCGTGCGGGAAAGCGACACGGTGAGCCGCCAAAGCGGTGACGAATTCATCCTCGTGCTGAGTGGCGTGGACGGCGTGCAGCGCTGCATTCCCACGCTCGACAAGATCATGCGCACGTTGCAGGAACCCATGCATTTCGAGGGCAAGGAGATCAGCGCCTCCGCCTCCATCGGCGTGGCCTTCTACCCTCAGGACGGCGCGACCTTCGACGAGTTGCGCAAGAAAGCCGACCTGGCCATGTACCGCAGCAAGGACACGGGCCGCAACGCCTACTACTTCTACGACGAGGCGATGAACAACGACGCCGAAGAGCACCTGTTGCTGCGCAACGGCCTGCGGCTCGCGATCGAGCGCGGCGAGTTCGTCCTGCATTACCAGCCGCAGATGGACATCCGCAGCGGCCGCATGGTCGGCGTCGAGGCGCTGTTGCGCTGGCAGTCCCCCACTTTCGGATTGGTCGAACCGGGGCGTTTCATCCCCGTGGCCGAGGACAGCGGCCTGATCGTTCCGATCGGTGCCTGGGTGCTGGAGCAAGCCTGCCGTCAAGCCCGCGCCTGGCAGGACGATGGCCTGCCCGCGCTGACCGTGGCCGTGAACCTCTCGGCCGTGCAGTTCCGCCGGGACGATGTGGAAGCCACCGTGGACCAGGCGCTGGAGCGCAGCGGCCTGCCGGCGCACTGCCTGGAACTGGAATTGACCGAATCCATCTTGCTGCAGGATGTGGAACAGGTCCTGGCCTTGGTGCGCAGGCTGCGCCAGCGCGGCATGCACTTCTCCATCGACGATTTCGGCACCGGCTATTCGAGCCTGGCCTACCTCAGGCGCATGGACATCGACAAGCTCAAGATCGATCGCAGCTTCGTGCACGATCTGGACCAGACGGCGGACGCGGCCGCCATCGTCGAGGCCATCGTCGAGATGGCGCACAAGCTGGGCCTGCGCACGATCGCCGAAGGCGTGGAATCCACCGAGCTGCTGGACCGCCTGCGCGACATCGGTTGCGACGAGGCCCAGGGCTACCTGCATGCCCGCCCCATGCCCGCGCCAGACTTCGCGCGTTATCTGCACGCCCATTTCCAGGACCGCGCGCTGCCCCAGCCAGCCTGA